CTCCGTGAACGAAGATTCCGATCAGCTCGGCTTGGCACATTTCACCGAACACATGGCTTTCAACGGCACGAAAAACTTTGCCAAAAGCGAGATGGTGGATTATCTCAGCTCCATCGGCATGGGCTATCACAGCGGGCTGAACGGGATGACCAGCTATGATTTCACCGTCTATATGTTCAAGCTGCCGACAGATGACCTGGAAAAAATGCGCAAGGGCATGCTGATCCTCTCCGACATGGCGCATCAAGTGAGTTTCGAACCCGTGGAGATCGAACGCGAACGCGGAGTCATCATCGAGGAATGGCGCCTTGGGCAAAGCGCTCAAAGCCGCATCAGCAACGCACAAAACGCAGTTCGCTTTGCCGGTTCGCGCTATGCTGAACGCTCACCCATCGGCACCTATGAGGTGCTCAGCACCTTTGATCATGATACTTTGAAACGCTATTACCGGGATTGGTATCGTCCGGACAACCAAAGCGTCGTGATCATTGGAGATTTTGATCCCTCTGCGATGCTGGCACTGGTGCAGGAATACTTTGGCAAGATTCCGGCACGGGAAAATCCCCGTCCCCTGGAACACTTTTTCGCTGAGGAAAATATTGCCCCGCAGATCGTTGTGACCGCGGATCGCGAATTTCCGATGACGATCCTGAACGTGATGTGGAAAAAACCCGTGGAACCGATGCAGTCTTTTGGGGATTATCATGATAAGCTGCGCAGCAACCTCTATTACAGCATGTTCAACACCCGTCTGGAAGAGCATAGCAAGAGTGCCGATCCGCCTTTTTCCTTTGCCTATTCCTATGATGAACCGCTGATCCGCACGCTTTCCGCCGCCACGGTTTTTGCAGTAGTGACCGAGGGAAAAACTGAAGCGGCGCTGAGAACGATCCTCGCCGAAGCGGATAGAATCGAACGCCGGGGCTTTGTGCAAAGCGAATTTGACCGTGCCAAGATCAAGACACTCCGTGCTGCCGTGCAAGCTGTTGCAGAAAAGAAAACCCGGGAATCAGACGATATGACCTGGAGTCTCTTTGGCACGCTCGCGCATGGATATGCAGCGCTCAGTCCCGAACAGGAGGAAACCCTGATCAAAAGCCTGCTGGATTCGATCACTTTGGAAGAAGTGAACGCCGTCGCCGCGCAACTGATCTCGGATAAAAACATGTTTGTCTCGCTCGCCGCGCCGGATAAGAAAAGCGCCGTCTATCCCACGGAGGCGGAACTCCTGGCGATCGTCAATTCCGTTTCCGGGTCGGAGACTGCGGAATATGCCGATCAGATTGTGGACGAACCGATCATTGCACAGATACCCACGCCCGGAAAGATCAAATCCGAAACGCTCATTCGCCGCAGCGGAGTTTCAAGATGGACACTCTCCAACGGCATCGTCGTCTATGCCAAAAAGACCAATTTCAAAAACGACGAAGTGTTGCTCACAGCCATCAGCCCCGGTGGCTATTCCCAACAACCAGAATCCGAGATTGCGGCTGGGCAAATGCTTTCCGACTATGTAATGGAAGGCGGTTTCGGCAATTTTGATTCCGTCTCGCTTAGCAAAGCTCTTGCCGGAAAGGTTGCGGACATATCGCTCTCCCTGGGACTGAATTCGGAAGGTTTCAACGCAAGCTGCTCTCCGCAGGATCTGGAACTGATGTTTCAGATGCTGCATCAATATGGCGTCAATCCGCGGTTTGAACAAAAAAGCTTCAATTCCTTTGTCCAACGCAACCGTTCGAGATATCAGGATCGCATGCTGAACCCGGAAAACGTGTTTTTCAACGAACTCAATGCCGCGTCCTACAACTATCATCCCTACAGGAAATCGACCACGGCGGAGGATATTGATCAGATCACGCTGGAACAAATGCGCGGTATGTTTACAGAGCGCTATGCCGATTTTTCTGATTTTACTTTCTTTGTGGTGGGAAATTATGATGAAGCACTGCTCAAAGACTACCTGAAAACCTACGTCGCCACCCTTCCCGCAAAGGGGAGAATGGAACGCTACAAAGACGTCGGCATGCGCACCGTCAAGGGTCATAAGGAAATCGTCTTTTACAAGGGAGAGAGCGACCGCAGCTTTGTATCGCATTTCATTAGCGGGGATTTTCGTTTCTCGGATGAGAACAGTGTAAGCATGAGCGCGCTCGTCTATGTGCTGAATGAAAAGCTGCGCGAAAACATCCGCGAACTGCGCAGCGGAGTCTATTTCATCCAAGCTTGGAACGGTTTGGACATATATCCAAAGCCTTTTTACACGCTACAGACCGTGATGGCTTGCTCGCCGGAACGGGTGGAGGAGCTCAACCTTGCCATCTTTGCCACCATGGACAGCATCCGTGCCGGCGCCTTTGACGACAAATATGTAGCCGCTGCCCGCGCCACCTTGCAAAAGAGCTATGAAGAACGCATCCGCACCAATAACTACTGGCTCTATTCGATGCAAACCAACCTCTGGAGAAAGCGCCCACTCGATGGTTTTCTCAATTTGCCGGCTCTCTATGCCAAGCTCGACAAAGCGACGATCGTTCAGGCGGCAAACCGCTATTTGAGCTTTGATAAAAATAGACTGACCATGATCATGCTGCCGGAGCAAAAAAGTGAATAGAACACTGATGACGTGATGAACCTGATCTACTTGATTTGTGATCGGGGAGGAATTGGGGGTTTGGTGACCGTGGAGACGGTTGCGGAGCGTAGCGTTGGTTGGCTGTGGACTTATACAAACTATAGAATCCTGGTCGGTAATGGGATAGATTGTTGAAAACGCTACTATGCACTTTGCAGTCACCGTGGTTTATAAACATCGTATTCAAGATGTGCGGACAGCCTGTGGAGACTTTGATAACTGTCTGACTCACATACAAATGGACGTTTCAGAAAAAAAAAAGTAAAAAAAGTGAAGTTTCTGCTTGACAAGATCACGGGGGTTGGTTATCCTGTAATTAGAATAGTAAATTATACAAAGGTATAGAGTGTAAGACAAATAACAAAAGGAGTTTACAGGAGGAAATCATGAAACTCAAGTCAATTATCATATTTATTCTAATGCTCGGAATCGTTTCGAGTAGCTACGCAGCGTGGTGGTATTCAAAAGATCAGGTGATCAGCCAATTGGCGAATGCCGGCACCGACTATCAGGTGCGGGTCATCGCCCATTATGGAGCTGGCTCCAGCATCGGTGAGAATGTCTATTTGAATAGCAACGGCCGCACAGATTTTGGTGATGTCCGTTTCTTTGAGGGCATCACACCACTGAATTATTGGATGGAATCCATGACAACCAGCTCTGTGGCAGTTTTTTGGGTAAAGCTCGCCGGCAACTTGAGCTTGGGTGCCGTCACGCTTACAATCAAGTATGGCAACCCGACGGCTACCACCACTTCCAATGGGGACAACACCTTATATTTTCTTCGATGATTTTGAACGAACAGACGGAACTCTCACCAAATGGACCAGACACAAAATAGTGGGCGTTTATCCTCGCATCGAAGGTGATTCATACCTCAGGTGCGGTGGTGGAGTAATTTCCGCTCCCTACGGTCACACTGTGCTTGGTTCTTCTGCAACCTATGCGGGTTTTTTAAACAACGCAGTGGAATATCGCTATCGAGTTTCCTCGAATGCAATCAGTGAGTTGAGCGTTCGTGGCAATTTCGCAGCAAATACCGGATACAAGGTTCGTAGCGACCAAAGAACGGGGGAAGGTCAGAGTGTTCTGAAACCCCCATACACGGCCTGGGCTTTTATTCCGGGTTCCTTGGCTGACGGTGTTGTTCCCGCCGCAAATGTTTGGTATAGGGGAACCACCACTGTTTATGGCACTGGCACGGATTTTCTGAAGCTTTACCGGGATGGTATCCTGAGGAGGACTACTACCGATTCACAGTACACATCCGCCGGTCAAATATCGCTGCAAAATCACTATGGATCATATTCAGATTATGATTGGGCGGCGGTGCGCAAATTTGCCGGATCTGAACTCACGCGCGGAAACTGGACTGTCGAGTTTACCGTCCCCGTCGAACTCACCTCTTTCACAGCCGTGCCCCACGCTCAGAACTATATCGTTCTGCATTGGGTGACGCAATCTGAGACCGATGTGATGGGCTTCTATATCTACCGCAATACGATCAATGACATCGGCACTGCTTTTCGTGTGAGCCCACTGATCACGGCAACCAACACTTCCAGCCAAACCTCCTATCAATATGAGGACAACGAGGTCACTCCCGGTATGTGGTATTATTGGCTGCAAAACATCGATTTCAACGGCAATGATGCCTTTCATGGTCCTGTCTTATGCACCTTGACTGACGGCAACAACGGTGGCTCGGTTCCCGATCTGCCATTGTTCTCCGGCATCGAGGCGATCTATCCCAATCCCTTCAATCCCAGTGCCATGATCTCTTACAATGTTTCAAGCCCTTCCGCAGTGAACGTCCACATCTACAACTCCCGCGGACAGCTCGTGCGCACGTACAACGAAGGTAACAAAGATCGCGGACGATTCAGTGTCGTCTGGAACGGTGTGGATGCATCCGGTTCCGACTGCCCCACAGGAATATATCTTATTCGCTTGACTGTCGGCAAAAACGTCTTCAGCCGCAAAGCCGCAATGGTGAAATAATACACGGAAAACTAATAGAATAGCATAGCCCGGCCTGATCGGTCGGGCTTTTTTCTGCTTGGGGAGAAAAATCATTGACGGTTTTCCACATCGCTCCAAGATGTACTAAAGATACTTTCATATTTGCGCTACTACAATAATTGGAGGTACAAAATGAAAGAAATACATGATGTGTCGAGAGTGCAAGCCTTTAGTATGGTATTGCTTACTGTCTTTGCATTGGCTATGATGCTTGCAGCATGCGTGCCGAATTTTATGCTCCGTCCCAGCACACGGGATATTGTAATGGTGGCAAGCACTACTCCCACGGTCGCCAACCCCGCCGCTACGGTCAATGCGGACAATCACTTCCTCCAAATTGATGACTTCTTTATCATGGACAACACCCTCGATGGACATGCCTGGATCTATTCCGCCATAGCCAAGATGACCCGGGAACCCAGCCCCGACACTGATAATCAAGGGCAATTTCTGAGAGGTATGGACGGGCAATCGATCTGGACAAGACACTGGGTGAGAACCCGCAAAGCCACCCGTGCCGATCTTGTAATCGGCAGGAAGGTAATCTTCCTTGATAGGTTCGATCAATATGGAAATTACCGTTCACCTATGAGCAACCAGGAAGCCCGCGCGAACTGGTGGCTGCATAGCCGCATCGTCGATCTCAGCGAACTTTTCCGAGGCGTCGTGATGGTCGGTGAGGGGATGATGGTGAACGAAAGCGCGCTCCGGGTAGTCGTGGAGTAAGCTGATATCATACGAATTTATCATGTCTGGAGACGTAATTTCCTGCATCTCCGGCTTTTTTATTGACGAAAATCGGGCATGTAGGAAACTGGATTACTATGTGAATCCGGCTCACCCGGGCAGGATTTGCAAATTCAGCAAAAATACACAGATGACAAGGGAGATATAGATATGCTTTCGACTAAGGACGCGATCCAAAAGCTCTTGGACAAAGAACAAAAGATCCTGAAGATGGGTGGAGACAAAGCGATCGAGAAACAAAAACAAGGCGGCAAACTGACCGCCCGCGAACGCCTTGACCTGCTCTTCGATCCCGGGACTTTCCGCGAGCTGGATATGTTTGTGCAGCATCGCTGCGACAATTTTGGCATGGAGAAGATCGATATCCCATCGGATGGAGTGATCACCGGACACGGCATGATCAACGGACGCCCGGTCTTTGCCTTTTCTCAGGATTTCACTTCCCGCGGCGGCAGTCTCGGTGAAATGCACGCTGCCAAGATTTGCAAGGTCATGGACATGGCTCTCAAAAGCGGAGTGCCGATCGTGGGGATCAACGATTCCGGAGGAGCCCGAATCCAGGAAGGTGTCGATGCTCTCAAAGGCTACGGAGATATCTTTTTCCGCAATTCCCGCGCCAGCGGAGTGATCCCACAGATCACCGCGATTATGGGACCCTGTGCCGGTGGAGCGGTTTATTCACCTGCCATGAACGATTTTGTCTTCATGGTCAAAAACACCAGCTTTATGTTTATCACAGGACCAGATGTTATCCGTGCGGTCACCGGTGAGGAAACCACCCAGGAAGAGCTTGGCGGCGCGATGTCCCACAACAGCAAAAGCGGAAATGCCCATTTTGCCTGTGAAAGCGACGCGGATGCCATCTCCCGGATCAAAAGCCTTTTGAGCTTTTTGCCCTCGAACAACATGGAGGACCCTCCCCGAGTAATGTCCGGTGACGATCCCTGGCGCCTTTGCCCCGAACTTGATGAGATCATACCGGACAGCCCCAAGATCAGTTATGACATGCGCGACATCATCCACAGCCTAGCGGACGGCGGATTGTTTTTCGAGCCGCATGAGTATTATGCCCAAAACTTGATCATCGGCTTTTCACGCTTGAATGGACGCGTAGTGGGCATCGTTGCCAACCAGCCGACCGTGCTTGCCGGCTGTCTCGATATCGATGCTTCGGACAAAGCCACCCGTTTCATCCGATTTTGCGATGCTTTCAACATCCCGCTCCTGACCCTTGTGGACGTGCCTGGTTATTTGCCAGGCACAGAGCAGGAATGGAACGGCATCATCCGTCACGGCGCCAAACTGCTGTGGTGCTATTCCGAAGCCACGGTACCAAAGCTCACGGTGGTCACCCGTAAAAACTATGGCGGATCATATATTGCCATGAGCAGCAGACACTTGGGCGCGGACATGGTTTTTGCCTGGCCAGGTTCCGAGATCGCTGTCATGGGTGCCCAGGGCGCAGCCAACATCATATTTCGCAAGGAAATAGCCGAAGCGGAAGACAAGGTAGCCAAGCGCGCGGAAATGATCGCCATCTATGAAGAGCAATTCAATAATCCTTATGCGGCTGCTTCCCGAGGCTATGTCGATGCCGTGATCCGTCCTTCCGAAACGCGCAAACGCCTCATCGACGCCCTCGAGATCCTTTGCACCAAGAGTGAATCTCTTCCTCCCAAAAAACACGGAAATATCCCCACATAGAGATTAGTGCCATGAAGGACAAAAAAGAGCTTGCCGCCCTCTCCGCAGTGATGGCGATGATCAATTCCGAAGCCCGCCACACCTTCGTTCCCCGCATCCCCGCGGAAGTTCCCAACCCCTGGGAAGCCTCCGGCA
The Candidatus Cloacimonadaceae bacterium genome window above contains:
- a CDS encoding insulinase family protein, with product MNRKRLFTLLMLFGLMLTTLTAIIPNENRSIPLPRDPELMSGKLTNGLTYYIMANGNPKNRAELRLFVNAGSVNEDSDQLGLAHFTEHMAFNGTKNFAKSEMVDYLSSIGMGYHSGLNGMTSYDFTVYMFKLPTDDLEKMRKGMLILSDMAHQVSFEPVEIERERGVIIEEWRLGQSAQSRISNAQNAVRFAGSRYAERSPIGTYEVLSTFDHDTLKRYYRDWYRPDNQSVVIIGDFDPSAMLALVQEYFGKIPARENPRPLEHFFAEENIAPQIVVTADREFPMTILNVMWKKPVEPMQSFGDYHDKLRSNLYYSMFNTRLEEHSKSADPPFSFAYSYDEPLIRTLSAATVFAVVTEGKTEAALRTILAEADRIERRGFVQSEFDRAKIKTLRAAVQAVAEKKTRESDDMTWSLFGTLAHGYAALSPEQEETLIKSLLDSITLEEVNAVAAQLISDKNMFVSLAAPDKKSAVYPTEAELLAIVNSVSGSETAEYADQIVDEPIIAQIPTPGKIKSETLIRRSGVSRWTLSNGIVVYAKKTNFKNDEVLLTAISPGGYSQQPESEIAAGQMLSDYVMEGGFGNFDSVSLSKALAGKVADISLSLGLNSEGFNASCSPQDLELMFQMLHQYGVNPRFEQKSFNSFVQRNRSRYQDRMLNPENVFFNELNAASYNYHPYRKSTTAEDIDQITLEQMRGMFTERYADFSDFTFFVVGNYDEALLKDYLKTYVATLPAKGRMERYKDVGMRTVKGHKEIVFYKGESDRSFVSHFISGDFRFSDENSVSMSALVYVLNEKLRENIRELRSGVYFIQAWNGLDIYPKPFYTLQTVMACSPERVEELNLAIFATMDSIRAGAFDDKYVAAARATLQKSYEERIRTNNYWLYSMQTNLWRKRPLDGFLNLPALYAKLDKATIVQAANRYLSFDKNRLTMIMLPEQKSE
- a CDS encoding DUF2341 domain-containing protein, whose translation is MKLKSIIIFILMLGIVSSSYAAWWYSKDQVISQLANAGTDYQVRVIAHYGAGSSIGENVYLNSNGRTDFGDVRFFEGITPLNYWMESMTTSSVAVFWVKLAGNLSLGAVTLTIKYGNPTATTTSNGDNTLYFLR
- a CDS encoding FlgD immunoglobulin-like domain containing protein, which codes for MGVYPRIEGDSYLRCGGGVISAPYGHTVLGSSATYAGFLNNAVEYRYRVSSNAISELSVRGNFAANTGYKVRSDQRTGEGQSVLKPPYTAWAFIPGSLADGVVPAANVWYRGTTTVYGTGTDFLKLYRDGILRRTTTDSQYTSAGQISLQNHYGSYSDYDWAAVRKFAGSELTRGNWTVEFTVPVELTSFTAVPHAQNYIVLHWVTQSETDVMGFYIYRNTINDIGTAFRVSPLITATNTSSQTSYQYEDNEVTPGMWYYWLQNIDFNGNDAFHGPVLCTLTDGNNGGSVPDLPLFSGIEAIYPNPFNPSAMISYNVSSPSAVNVHIYNSRGQLVRTYNEGNKDRGRFSVVWNGVDASGSDCPTGIYLIRLTVGKNVFSRKAAMVK
- a CDS encoding carboxyl transferase domain-containing protein; translated protein: MLSTKDAIQKLLDKEQKILKMGGDKAIEKQKQGGKLTARERLDLLFDPGTFRELDMFVQHRCDNFGMEKIDIPSDGVITGHGMINGRPVFAFSQDFTSRGGSLGEMHAAKICKVMDMALKSGVPIVGINDSGGARIQEGVDALKGYGDIFFRNSRASGVIPQITAIMGPCAGGAVYSPAMNDFVFMVKNTSFMFITGPDVIRAVTGEETTQEELGGAMSHNSKSGNAHFACESDADAISRIKSLLSFLPSNNMEDPPRVMSGDDPWRLCPELDEIIPDSPKISYDMRDIIHSLADGGLFFEPHEYYAQNLIIGFSRLNGRVVGIVANQPTVLAGCLDIDASDKATRFIRFCDAFNIPLLTLVDVPGYLPGTEQEWNGIIRHGAKLLWCYSEATVPKLTVVTRKNYGGSYIAMSSRHLGADMVFAWPGSEIAVMGAQGAANIIFRKEIAEAEDKVAKRAEMIAIYEEQFNNPYAAASRGYVDAVIRPSETRKRLIDALEILCTKSESLPPKKHGNIPT